One genomic region from Sphingobacterium multivorum encodes:
- a CDS encoding Gfo/Idh/MocA family protein, giving the protein MNRKDFIKTSTVLAASTFFLNAKGSTFLDQSIRVGLIGVNGMGWSDLNALLKNDGLVCTALCDVDENILKKRAEELQKRNIHVETFVDYKKMLNSAVVDAVIIATPDHWHCLQMIDAVNAGKHVYVEKPIGNSILECQLMVQAAKKNKAIVQVGQWQRSQQHFRDAIDFVHSGKLGKIRLVKAWSYQGWKSAIPVVQDEPVPAGVHYTEWLGPAQKRPFNSNRFHFNFRWFWDYAGGLMTDWGVHMLDYALLGMKVSDPKSIMASGGKFAFPDDAGQTPDTMTAVYEFDGFNIQWEHAKGIDLGPYNRNHGVAFIGNNGTLVLNRSGWEVIPEKGRMEAVAIQPSLDNGLDKHMENFVAAIRERNPEILHAPIEVGAHIAIFSQLGNIAFRTGQKLYWDKDKQHFTDQKANKYLASVYHNGYKYPKV; this is encoded by the coding sequence ATGAATAGAAAAGATTTTATCAAAACGTCTACTGTTTTAGCTGCTTCAACATTTTTTTTAAATGCGAAAGGTTCAACCTTTTTAGATCAATCCATCCGGGTTGGATTAATTGGTGTAAATGGTATGGGCTGGTCTGATTTGAATGCGTTGTTAAAGAATGATGGCTTGGTGTGCACGGCTCTTTGTGATGTGGATGAAAATATTCTTAAAAAGAGAGCCGAAGAACTTCAAAAAAGAAATATACATGTCGAAACATTTGTAGATTATAAGAAGATGCTGAATAGCGCGGTTGTGGATGCGGTCATTATTGCCACTCCAGATCATTGGCATTGCCTGCAAATGATCGATGCCGTAAATGCTGGAAAGCATGTGTATGTCGAAAAACCCATTGGTAACTCCATTCTTGAATGTCAATTAATGGTTCAGGCAGCAAAAAAGAATAAGGCTATTGTACAAGTCGGACAATGGCAACGGAGTCAGCAACATTTCCGGGATGCCATTGATTTTGTTCATTCGGGTAAATTGGGCAAAATAAGATTGGTGAAAGCTTGGTCTTATCAAGGGTGGAAAAGTGCTATCCCCGTTGTCCAAGACGAACCGGTTCCCGCAGGTGTACATTATACGGAATGGCTAGGCCCAGCACAAAAAAGACCATTTAATTCGAATCGATTCCATTTTAATTTTCGATGGTTTTGGGACTATGCGGGTGGTTTGATGACCGATTGGGGCGTGCATATGTTGGATTATGCTTTACTGGGGATGAAAGTTTCCGATCCAAAATCCATCATGGCCTCAGGAGGTAAGTTTGCGTTCCCGGACGACGCCGGCCAAACGCCCGATACGATGACTGCCGTGTATGAGTTTGATGGCTTCAATATTCAATGGGAGCACGCCAAGGGGATTGATCTCGGGCCTTATAACCGTAATCATGGTGTCGCATTTATTGGTAACAATGGTACGCTGGTGTTGAATAGATCGGGCTGGGAGGTCATTCCAGAAAAAGGAAGGATGGAGGCGGTCGCTATCCAACCTTCTTTAGATAATGGGTTGGATAAGCATATGGAAAATTTTGTAGCGGCCATTCGCGAACGTAATCCAGAAATACTTCATGCACCAATTGAAGTAGGTGCGCATATTGCCATCTTTTCTCAGCTCGGAAATATTGCGTTCAGAACTGGACAAAAACTCTACTGGGATAAAGATAAACAGCATTTTACTGATCAGAAAGCAAATAAATACTTAGCTTCGGTTTATCACAACGGTTATAAATACCCAAAAGTATAA
- a CDS encoding thiolase family protein → MSKSVFIVAAKRTPIGSFGGALSSISAPKLAACAVRAVVDEAGIASDLVDEIIIGAVLQADLGQAPARQVARFAGLSDHTTATTINKVCASGMKAIAVAAQSILLGDADVVIAGGMESMSRVPYYADAMRWGAKFGAQSLSDGLQRDGLSDAYSNDAMGVFAELCAEKYHIGRKEQDSYAISSYKRSLDAWQKNKFLSEVQPITVQSRKGEVLVSRDEEFSQVNFDKIPELRPAFKKEGTVTAANASTISDGAAAVLLMSGEKLEELGLVPLAEIIAYADAEQAPEWFTTTPSVATNKVLKKAGLTIDDIDYFEFNEAFSVVALANAQILGLPLNKVNVYGGAVSLGHPLGCSGARIVVTLSSILRQEGGSLGLAAICNGGGGASAMVIKKI, encoded by the coding sequence ATGTCAAAGAGCGTATTTATCGTTGCAGCGAAACGTACACCAATAGGAAGCTTTGGTGGGGCGCTATCCTCGATTTCAGCCCCAAAGCTTGCCGCTTGCGCTGTCCGGGCGGTTGTTGATGAAGCTGGAATTGCCAGTGATCTAGTCGACGAGATTATTATCGGTGCTGTTTTGCAAGCTGATTTAGGACAAGCACCGGCTCGACAGGTTGCCCGTTTCGCCGGTTTATCAGATCATACAACTGCAACAACCATCAATAAAGTATGTGCAAGTGGGATGAAAGCAATCGCTGTTGCTGCGCAGAGTATTCTGTTGGGAGATGCAGATGTTGTGATCGCAGGGGGGATGGAAAGCATGAGCAGGGTGCCTTACTATGCGGATGCTATGCGCTGGGGTGCGAAGTTTGGCGCTCAAAGCCTGAGTGATGGCTTGCAACGCGATGGCTTAAGTGATGCCTATTCAAATGATGCCATGGGAGTCTTCGCGGAACTATGCGCCGAAAAATATCATATTGGTCGTAAAGAACAGGATAGTTATGCAATAAGTTCCTATAAAAGAAGCCTCGATGCTTGGCAAAAAAATAAGTTTTTGAGCGAAGTCCAACCTATAACGGTGCAGAGTCGAAAAGGAGAGGTGCTTGTTTCGCGGGATGAAGAGTTTTCTCAGGTCAATTTTGACAAGATACCTGAGCTGAGGCCTGCTTTCAAAAAAGAGGGCACTGTAACGGCTGCGAACGCATCGACGATAAGTGATGGAGCTGCTGCGGTACTGCTCATGTCTGGCGAAAAATTGGAAGAACTTGGACTTGTCCCCTTAGCCGAGATTATTGCTTATGCTGATGCTGAACAAGCGCCAGAATGGTTTACGACAACGCCTAGTGTTGCCACAAATAAAGTATTAAAAAAAGCAGGCCTTACCATTGATGATATTGATTATTTCGAATTTAATGAAGCCTTTTCTGTTGTCGCTTTGGCAAATGCACAAATTTTAGGCTTACCCTTGAACAAAGTAAACGTCTATGGAGGAGCGGTATCTTTGGGGCATCCATTGGGATGTTCGGGAGCTAGAATTGTAGTAACACTGAGCAGCATCTTAAGACAGGAGGGGGGATCATTAGGACTGGCAGCGATATGTAATGGTGGCGGTGGTGCCTCTGCCATGGTTATTAAGAAAATTTGA
- a CDS encoding GNAT family N-acetyltransferase — protein sequence MERTEIVLDKNQRGELQLFSDDHKAGLMSIAIIDGNLVVYHTEVDEAYEGRGFAKILLEKLVSHARENNMKIVPLCPYVNAQFHRHPELYQDVWFKKTV from the coding sequence ATGGAAAGAACTGAAATTGTATTAGACAAAAATCAACGTGGAGAGCTCCAATTATTCTCCGACGACCACAAAGCAGGTTTAATGAGCATCGCTATCATCGACGGTAATTTGGTTGTTTATCATACGGAGGTAGACGAAGCTTATGAAGGCCGGGGTTTTGCAAAAATACTCCTCGAGAAATTGGTCTCTCATGCGCGCGAAAACAACATGAAAATTGTTCCTTTATGTCCTTATGTAAATGCGCAGTTTCATCGCCATCCAGAGCTCTATCAGGACGTGTGGTTTAAAAAAACGGTATAA
- a CDS encoding acyl-CoA dehydrogenase family protein has product MQTIRFTAEHQIFRDTLRAFIRKEITPYIDDWEKQGEIDRKVWKKMGDMGFMGLNYPEVYGGLELDFYYSLILCEELSHCFSGGFTISALVIQFMSAPYLLKYGSEDLKARYLKPVIAGDMVSAVAITEPGAGSDVKQIKTTAVRDGDFYIVNGSKTFITNGYYGDFFITAVKTAPDQGTKGISLLIIDRNASGVSSSKINKLGWHASDTAELGFNNVRVPISHLVGIAGEGFRYLMDGLQLERLTAAVHSLATAESAFQYTLDYIAQREAFGKKIQEFQTIRHRIAQMAANIATTKAFVYHCCDLQDQNEYAVQECSIAKLQASELAVNVVNQCLQLFGGYGFTEDYKIARLYRDVRVGTIIGGTSEIMLEIIAKMTIDHVTYQSGKSKQ; this is encoded by the coding sequence ATGCAGACAATCCGGTTTACAGCTGAACATCAGATTTTTCGCGATACACTTCGCGCGTTTATTCGAAAAGAAATTACACCTTACATCGATGATTGGGAAAAACAGGGGGAGATCGACCGGAAAGTGTGGAAGAAAATGGGTGATATGGGATTTATGGGGCTCAATTATCCAGAAGTGTATGGCGGACTAGAACTCGATTTTTATTATTCCTTGATACTCTGCGAAGAATTGTCGCATTGTTTTTCTGGCGGATTTACCATTTCCGCGCTTGTCATTCAGTTTATGTCGGCTCCATACCTACTGAAATATGGATCTGAAGATCTGAAAGCACGCTATCTTAAACCGGTTATTGCTGGTGATATGGTCAGTGCTGTTGCTATTACTGAACCCGGGGCTGGTTCTGACGTAAAGCAGATCAAAACAACAGCTGTCCGCGATGGAGATTTTTATATTGTGAACGGATCTAAAACATTTATTACCAACGGTTACTACGGTGATTTCTTCATTACAGCAGTCAAAACGGCTCCTGACCAAGGAACAAAAGGAATAAGCTTGTTAATTATAGACAGAAATGCAAGCGGAGTCTCTTCAAGCAAAATCAATAAATTAGGTTGGCACGCCTCAGACACTGCCGAACTAGGGTTTAATAATGTGCGAGTCCCTATTTCTCACCTCGTCGGCATTGCCGGAGAAGGATTTCGCTATTTAATGGATGGACTTCAGTTGGAAAGGCTTACCGCAGCTGTTCATAGCCTCGCTACCGCAGAATCCGCATTTCAGTATACGCTTGATTATATCGCACAACGGGAAGCCTTTGGAAAAAAAATCCAGGAATTTCAAACCATACGGCACCGAATCGCACAAATGGCAGCAAATATTGCTACCACGAAAGCCTTTGTCTACCATTGTTGTGATCTCCAGGACCAAAACGAATATGCAGTCCAAGAATGTTCCATAGCGAAACTACAGGCAAGTGAGCTCGCCGTCAATGTCGTGAACCAATGTCTCCAATTATTTGGCGGTTATGGCTTTACAGAAGATTATAAAATTGCACGTTTATATCGCGATGTCCGTGTCGGCACCATTATCGGAGGAACCTCAGAAATCATGCTCGAAATTATTGCGAAAATGACAATAGATCATGTGACTTATCAATCCGGAAAGTCCAAACAATAG
- a CDS encoding cold-shock protein, producing the protein MNTGKIKFFNETKGFGFITPEDGSADVFVHVSALKNQVSEGDVVTYDVERTPKGISATNVKLA; encoded by the coding sequence ATGAATACAGGTAAAATTAAATTTTTCAATGAAACTAAAGGTTTTGGTTTTATTACACCAGAGGATGGTAGTGCAGATGTTTTCGTACACGTTTCTGCGCTTAAAAACCAAGTATCTGAAGGCGACGTTGTTACTTATGATGTAGAAAGAACTCCAAAGGGGATCAGCGCTACAAATGTAAAATTGGCGTAA
- a CDS encoding alpha/beta hydrolase, translated as MSHSINIKIAGQNLEQAKKAIIMIHGRGGSAEDILGMSSYLHVDNFALLAPQAENHSWYPYSFIAPVQENEPWLSSAIDLIDHTVKRALDHGIPTENIYFFGFSQGACLTLEYLARHAQRYGGAIAIIGGVIGEEINRNNYKGDFAQTPIFIGTSDPDFHVPLERVEATVSILANMNANVKLMVYQNAGHSINREEIDLANEFVL; from the coding sequence ATGAGTCATTCAATAAATATTAAAATAGCTGGGCAAAATTTAGAACAGGCAAAAAAAGCGATTATCATGATCCATGGTCGTGGAGGAAGTGCAGAAGACATCCTTGGTATGTCATCCTATCTTCATGTCGATAATTTCGCACTACTTGCACCACAGGCAGAAAATCACAGTTGGTACCCCTATTCTTTTATTGCTCCCGTACAAGAGAATGAACCCTGGTTGAGTTCGGCAATAGATCTGATCGATCATACGGTTAAACGAGCTTTAGACCATGGGATTCCCACCGAAAACATCTATTTTTTTGGTTTTTCCCAGGGAGCCTGCTTAACACTGGAATACCTTGCGCGGCATGCGCAACGCTATGGTGGCGCTATAGCAATTATTGGCGGAGTAATCGGTGAAGAAATTAACAGGAATAATTATAAGGGTGACTTCGCACAAACACCTATTTTTATTGGCACTAGCGATCCTGATTTCCATGTTCCTCTTGAACGGGTTGAAGCTACAGTATCCATCTTGGCAAACATGAATGCTAATGTAAAGCTCATGGTATATCAAAACGCAGGCCACTCCATCAATCGCGAGGAGATCGATCTTGCAAATGAATTTGTTCTTTAA
- a CDS encoding DEAD/DEAH box helicase, whose protein sequence is MEFKQLSLIAPLLKAITETGYTHPTAIQQKAIPIVLQGNDLIGCAQTGTGKTAAFALPLLQRLEETKTSGKLVPIRALILTPTRELAIQIGDNINLYRKHLKLNYCTIFGGVSQEKQVKEIKKGVDILVATPGRLLDLMNQKIVSLDKIEILILDEADNMLDMGFIHDIKKILTKVPSKRQTLFFSATMPPNIRKFAQGILHKPIEVDVTPVSSTAEKVNQSVFFVEKKDKIKLLTSILKKLKHERTIVFSRTKHGADKIVKLLAKNGLRAAAIHGNKSQNARQKALGEFKDSHLKILIATDIAARGIDIEQLPLVINYDLPNVPETYVHRIGRTGRAGQEGKAISFCDVEERPYLADIEKLIGLKIKIEKINK, encoded by the coding sequence ATGGAATTTAAACAACTCAGTTTAATCGCTCCGCTTTTAAAAGCAATAACAGAAACAGGCTACACACATCCTACTGCAATTCAACAAAAAGCTATTCCAATTGTATTGCAAGGCAACGATCTTATTGGTTGTGCCCAAACAGGAACCGGTAAAACGGCCGCTTTTGCACTTCCACTTTTACAACGTCTTGAAGAGACGAAGACATCAGGAAAACTCGTGCCGATTAGGGCTTTGATTCTTACGCCAACACGTGAATTAGCCATTCAGATTGGTGACAATATAAACCTATACCGGAAACATCTAAAACTAAACTATTGTACTATTTTCGGTGGTGTAAGCCAAGAAAAGCAAGTCAAAGAAATTAAAAAGGGTGTTGATATTCTTGTAGCTACCCCAGGTCGCTTACTTGATTTAATGAATCAAAAAATAGTCTCTCTAGATAAAATCGAGATCTTGATATTGGACGAAGCGGACAATATGCTGGACATGGGCTTTATTCATGACATCAAAAAGATCCTGACCAAAGTCCCGTCAAAAAGACAAACATTATTTTTCTCGGCAACGATGCCGCCCAATATCCGTAAATTTGCACAGGGCATATTACATAAACCTATTGAAGTGGATGTTACTCCTGTAAGCTCAACAGCTGAGAAAGTAAATCAATCTGTATTTTTTGTTGAAAAGAAAGATAAGATCAAATTATTGACCAGCATATTAAAAAAGCTAAAGCACGAGCGTACTATCGTCTTCTCGCGAACAAAACACGGAGCAGATAAAATCGTTAAGTTGCTTGCAAAAAATGGTTTAAGAGCAGCAGCCATTCACGGAAATAAATCTCAAAATGCAAGACAAAAAGCTTTAGGTGAATTTAAGGACAGCCATCTTAAAATTTTGATCGCTACCGATATTGCTGCAAGAGGAATTGATATCGAACAACTACCACTTGTAATTAACTATGATCTCCCTAACGTACCGGAAACCTATGTTCATCGCATCGGAAGAACGGGAAGAGCTGGTCAGGAAGGAAAAGCGATTTCTTTTTGCGATGTAGAAGAAAGACCATATTTAGCTGATATTGAAAAATTAATCGGATTAAAAATCAAGATAGAAAAGATCAATAAATAG
- a CDS encoding histidine kinase, whose product MNMTTEISNIIILLLLTIVVLILGLYLLLRQKYRRLEIENRQQKELFNRMDNQKIAHFHRAQLNPHLLKNSLNGILSHAYQTYYTMDKLAMVLDYVLYESEDELVSPKAEIEFARNLIEINKVKLSPLFDIRVKFDIDELNDAILNTPSFVPLMSVDLIENAFKHADFHGPDSFIAIMLTFKNGLFELVVNNRISKRSPLQKSKSGIGSKTLEERLMLYYPGRHHLRRFVENDVYTAHLQIRLYVD is encoded by the coding sequence ATGAACATGACGACTGAGATCTCGAATATTATTATTCTATTATTGCTGACAATTGTTGTTTTAATATTGGGTTTGTATCTATTGTTAAGACAAAAATACCGGAGACTTGAGATAGAGAATAGACAACAAAAGGAGCTTTTTAATCGTATGGACAATCAAAAGATAGCACATTTCCATCGGGCTCAATTAAATCCACATTTGCTTAAAAATTCGTTGAACGGAATACTTTCTCATGCTTATCAAACCTATTATACGATGGACAAATTGGCCATGGTATTGGATTACGTGTTGTATGAAAGTGAAGATGAACTCGTTTCACCAAAGGCCGAAATTGAATTTGCCCGCAATCTCATTGAGATTAATAAAGTAAAATTAAGCCCTTTATTTGATATCCGCGTAAAATTTGATATTGATGAACTAAATGACGCTATATTGAACACACCTTCTTTTGTTCCTCTGATGTCGGTTGATTTAATTGAAAATGCGTTTAAGCATGCGGACTTTCACGGTCCGGATTCTTTTATCGCAATCATGTTAACCTTTAAGAACGGTTTATTCGAATTAGTTGTAAACAATCGAATATCAAAACGTTCACCATTGCAAAAGTCTAAAAGTGGAATAGGTAGCAAAACTTTGGAAGAGCGTCTCATGTTGTATTATCCAGGTAGACATCATCTGCGCAGATTTGTAGAAAATGATGTTTATACTGCCCACCTTCAAATCAGATTGTATGTCGATTGA
- a CDS encoding LytR/AlgR family response regulator transcription factor translates to MSIERNLKCILLDDEIPSLRFLKMLCEQIPGLEVVKTFNDPASLLKEYRKLTFDFCILDIEMPEFNGFDIANELKNYPIVFSTAYKQYASDAFDINAVDYMRKPLSLQRLQQAIMKVEQLISKRSETISFAQFNTNKGKTVLYFEQINYVQIAEVDSRDKTVYLADGSFILLKNISFDKLLEILPEQDFIRINKKEIIASKIVKFFSADEITSTLLDEQNLPLLFNLGESYKKMFFEKFS, encoded by the coding sequence ATGTCGATTGAAAGAAATTTGAAATGTATTCTTTTGGATGATGAAATACCAAGCTTGAGATTTTTGAAAATGCTCTGTGAGCAGATCCCTGGCTTGGAGGTGGTTAAAACTTTTAATGATCCAGCTTCATTATTGAAGGAATACCGCAAACTGACTTTTGATTTTTGCATTCTGGACATTGAAATGCCAGAATTTAACGGATTTGACATAGCCAACGAGCTAAAAAACTATCCAATTGTCTTTTCTACTGCATATAAACAATATGCGAGCGATGCGTTTGACATCAATGCAGTAGATTATATGCGTAAACCACTATCCCTACAGCGTCTTCAACAAGCCATTATGAAGGTCGAGCAATTAATCAGCAAGCGATCTGAAACTATCTCTTTTGCGCAATTTAATACGAATAAGGGAAAAACAGTATTGTATTTCGAACAGATTAACTATGTTCAAATAGCTGAAGTAGACAGCCGGGATAAAACAGTTTATTTGGCGGATGGCTCGTTTATTTTATTGAAAAATATAAGCTTTGATAAGCTGCTGGAAATCTTGCCTGAACAGGATTTTATCCGTATCAATAAAAAGGAGATTATCGCAAGCAAAATCGTCAAATTTTTCTCCGCTGATGAAATTACAAGCACTTTGTTGGACGAACAAAATCTACCCCTTCTTTTTAATTTGGGCGAATCGTACAAGAAAATGTTTTTCGAGAAATTCAGTTGA
- a CDS encoding cation:proton antiporter, protein MRKYRNTIFYVVLVGTLLGVMYWVIHLGTQLEAPELLRGEKTSQGAWNDFTSTLIHSLQHPLAILLAQIVTIIVAARIMGWICIKIKQPVVIGEMLAGIILGPSLLGLHFPEFSHTLFPVESLSNLQFLSQIGLILFMFIIGMELDLNVLRNKAHDAIVISHASIVIPFTLGISLAYFLYLFHPPANVEFLSYSLFIGISMSITAFPVLARIIQERGLQKSKLGAMAITCAAADDITAWCILAVVIAIVKAGDFASALYTIGLAVAYVLIMIKIVRPFLMRVGEVKGSKEALSKPVVAIFFIVLLLSAYATEVIGIHALFGAFMAGAIMPEGSRFRTAFIEKIEDVSTLLLLPLFFVFTGLRTQIGLLNDPQLWMITIGIILVAVIGKFAGSTLAARFVGQSWKDSLSIGALMNTRGLMELIVLNIGYDLGVLSAELFSMMVVMALVTTFMTGPSLDLINFLYRPKKNSLQEDFRDKSKFKILLSFAKSNTGISLLYLADALTLKSKKNAEITALHIEPANELHHYEVEIQELDSFREIKQVAMQLEQPIQTIFKISSDIDSEIVQTSNERNQDLLLLGVSESIYEGSLLGRFLDFTTRIVNPEKLFHTVTNAESPFMTFDRNQQINAKVNAQVGILIDKNFLKAKRVVVPVVLKNDEFLYEMIKRLIQHSDAQVIVWDLNQVLQTNESFKEKLRQLEQLVPNHLTITEKELNRETWQEQDLMLISLPSWNKIVNKKVHWLPFTPSTLLMADRKP, encoded by the coding sequence ATGAGGAAATATAGGAATACAATTTTCTATGTAGTTTTAGTTGGTACATTACTCGGTGTGATGTATTGGGTGATTCATTTGGGGACACAGCTGGAGGCTCCAGAGTTGCTGCGCGGGGAGAAAACAAGTCAAGGTGCCTGGAACGATTTTACATCAACCTTAATCCATAGCCTGCAACATCCGCTAGCCATATTACTGGCACAAATCGTGACAATTATTGTCGCTGCACGTATCATGGGCTGGATTTGCATAAAGATTAAGCAGCCTGTCGTCATAGGAGAGATGCTCGCCGGTATCATATTGGGGCCATCGTTGCTGGGACTCCATTTTCCCGAATTTTCGCATACACTTTTTCCTGTAGAATCGCTTAGTAACTTGCAGTTTCTGAGTCAAATTGGGCTAATCTTATTTATGTTTATCATTGGCATGGAGCTGGATCTGAATGTGCTGCGAAATAAAGCGCATGATGCTATTGTCATTTCTCATGCAAGCATTGTGATCCCATTTACGTTGGGAATTTCACTGGCTTATTTTTTATACCTATTCCATCCACCCGCAAATGTAGAGTTTCTATCTTATAGCTTGTTTATTGGTATTTCCATGAGTATAACAGCGTTTCCTGTTCTTGCTCGAATTATACAAGAAAGGGGATTGCAAAAAAGTAAGTTAGGAGCAATGGCGATTACCTGCGCTGCTGCAGACGATATTACAGCTTGGTGTATTCTGGCTGTCGTGATAGCAATTGTCAAAGCGGGTGATTTCGCTAGTGCATTATATACCATCGGGCTGGCTGTTGCCTATGTGCTCATCATGATTAAGATCGTTCGTCCATTTTTGATGCGCGTTGGAGAGGTAAAAGGAAGTAAAGAAGCACTAAGTAAGCCTGTTGTTGCTATTTTCTTTATTGTGCTGTTATTGTCGGCTTATGCGACCGAAGTAATCGGAATCCATGCACTTTTTGGAGCATTTATGGCCGGAGCTATTATGCCCGAAGGGAGTCGATTCCGGACAGCATTTATCGAAAAAATCGAAGATGTTTCAACCTTATTACTATTACCTTTATTCTTTGTCTTTACAGGTCTCCGCACGCAGATCGGTCTGCTTAATGACCCTCAGTTATGGATGATTACCATTGGGATTATTTTGGTTGCGGTTATTGGTAAATTTGCAGGTAGTACGTTAGCGGCGCGCTTTGTTGGTCAAAGCTGGAAAGATAGTTTGAGTATTGGTGCCTTAATGAACACGCGGGGATTAATGGAACTTATCGTCCTCAATATTGGATACGATCTTGGCGTTTTAAGTGCTGAATTATTTTCGATGATGGTTGTAATGGCGTTGGTCACTACTTTTATGACGGGACCATCCTTAGATTTAATCAATTTCCTCTATCGACCTAAGAAAAATTCACTACAGGAAGATTTCCGTGATAAATCAAAATTTAAGATTCTATTGTCTTTTGCGAAAAGTAACACGGGGATTTCACTATTGTATCTGGCTGATGCTTTAACGTTGAAATCAAAAAAGAACGCTGAAATTACGGCATTACATATTGAGCCTGCCAACGAATTACATCATTATGAAGTGGAAATCCAGGAGCTGGATAGTTTCCGTGAAATTAAACAGGTGGCGATGCAGCTTGAGCAACCGATCCAGACAATTTTTAAAATCTCCAGTGATATTGACAGCGAGATTGTTCAAACTTCCAATGAGCGCAATCAGGACTTATTATTGTTGGGTGTCAGTGAATCAATTTATGAGGGAAGCTTACTGGGGCGTTTTTTAGACTTTACTACCCGGATTGTGAATCCCGAGAAGTTATTCCATACGGTTACAAATGCAGAGTCTCCTTTCATGACTTTCGATCGAAATCAGCAAATCAATGCTAAAGTAAATGCACAAGTAGGTATCTTAATCGATAAAAATTTTCTAAAGGCAAAGCGTGTGGTTGTCCCTGTTGTCTTAAAAAACGATGAATTTCTATATGAGATGATAAAACGCCTGATTCAGCATTCAGATGCTCAAGTCATCGTGTGGGATCTCAACCAAGTGCTGCAAACCAATGAAAGCTTCAAAGAGAAATTAAGGCAATTGGAACAGCTTGTTCCAAACCACCTTACAATAACTGAAAAAGAGTTAAACCGTGAGACCTGGCAGGAACAAGACTTAATGTTGATCAGCCTTCCCAGCTGGAACAAAATTGTCAATAAAAAAGTACATTGGCTTCCTTTCACGCCATCGACCCTGTTGATGGCAGATCGCAAACCGTAA
- a CDS encoding ring-cleaving dioxygenase yields MENKILGLHHITAIADNAKRNLDFYTKVLGVRLVKKTVNFDDPGTYHFYFGNEQGEPGTILTFFPWEGIGKGTPGAGMATHIGYAVPQGSLDFWKNRLAEHQISLQENEIFGEKLISFHDPDGLQLQFIETNDPRKAWTTTDVNAEHALKGFHNVTLSLKEADPTIRVLTDILGYSFHQQDDNRYRLTTDSIETANIVDIIADKNLPYGKNAAGTNHHIAFRVKDDNVLMEYREKVLSAGLNITEKINRDYFFSLYFREPGGVLFEIATDNPGFTVDEPLYSLGSALKLPKQYESYRSQIEQTLPKID; encoded by the coding sequence ATGGAAAATAAAATATTAGGACTACATCACATTACTGCGATAGCCGACAATGCAAAGCGAAATCTTGATTTTTATACGAAAGTACTGGGTGTACGCCTTGTCAAAAAAACAGTTAATTTCGACGACCCAGGGACCTATCACTTCTATTTCGGTAATGAACAGGGCGAACCTGGAACGATTCTTACATTTTTCCCTTGGGAAGGTATCGGAAAGGGTACTCCGGGAGCGGGAATGGCGACTCATATTGGCTATGCCGTACCTCAGGGGAGTTTGGATTTCTGGAAAAATCGCTTAGCGGAACATCAGATTAGTTTACAGGAAAATGAGATTTTTGGAGAGAAGCTGATTTCATTTCATGATCCCGATGGATTACAACTTCAGTTTATTGAAACTAACGACCCTAGAAAGGCATGGACAACGACCGACGTCAATGCAGAACATGCGCTAAAAGGATTCCATAATGTCACGCTTTCATTAAAAGAAGCAGATCCAACTATACGCGTATTGACCGATATTTTAGGTTATTCGTTTCATCAGCAGGATGACAACCGCTATAGATTAACAACTGACAGCATTGAAACCGCAAACATTGTCGACATAATAGCGGATAAAAATCTGCCCTATGGCAAAAATGCGGCTGGCACAAACCATCATATCGCATTCCGGGTAAAGGATGACAATGTATTGATGGAGTATCGCGAAAAGGTGCTTTCGGCAGGGCTGAATATCACAGAAAAAATAAATAGAGATTACTTTTTCTCACTCTATTTTCGTGAACCTGGTGGTGTCTTATTTGAAATCGCGACAGACAATCCCGGATTTACAGTAGACGAGCCGCTATACAGTTTAGGGTCGGCACTGAAATTGCCAAAGCAATATGAAAGCTATCGTTCGCAGATTGAGCAGACATTGCCAAAAATCGATTAA